One genomic segment of Terriglobales bacterium includes these proteins:
- a CDS encoding carbamate kinase — protein sequence MIESLVIALGGNAITRPGERGTIPQQFAHTRETLQHLVPLFRSERRIVITHGNGPQIGNILIRSEEGERRVPPLPLDTCVSDSQGGMGYMIQRVADEMFRREGIRRECATVITQVLVDRNDPDFEHPSKPVGSFHTTEELEKLRVDKPHWRMKEIEAGRWRRVVPSPRPIDILEKESIAAMLAAGVVVVACGGGGIPVAWDGERLVGVEGVIDKDLASCLLAKQVRANKLIIVTSVDQVAVSYRKPEQQWLSNLTIESARGHLDAGEFPRGSMGPKIEAAIDFLENGGEECIITSTEKCADAVEGNGGTHIVAAWGNRSLSFNAP from the coding sequence ATGATTGAGTCCCTCGTGATCGCGCTCGGCGGCAATGCCATCACCCGTCCCGGCGAGCGCGGAACTATTCCGCAGCAGTTCGCACACACACGCGAAACTCTGCAGCACCTGGTGCCGTTGTTTCGCAGCGAGCGCCGCATCGTCATCACCCACGGCAACGGCCCGCAGATCGGCAACATCCTGATCCGTTCCGAGGAAGGCGAGCGCCGCGTGCCGCCGCTCCCGCTCGATACCTGCGTTTCCGACTCGCAGGGCGGCATGGGCTACATGATCCAGCGCGTCGCCGACGAGATGTTCCGCCGTGAAGGCATTCGCCGCGAGTGCGCCACCGTGATCACGCAGGTGCTGGTCGATCGTAACGACCCTGATTTCGAGCACCCTTCGAAACCGGTGGGCTCCTTTCATACCACCGAGGAGTTGGAGAAATTGCGCGTCGACAAGCCGCACTGGCGCATGAAGGAAATTGAAGCCGGCCGCTGGCGGCGCGTGGTCCCCTCGCCGCGTCCCATCGATATTCTGGAAAAGGAATCGATCGCGGCGATGCTGGCGGCCGGGGTCGTCGTGGTGGCATGCGGCGGCGGCGGCATTCCGGTGGCCTGGGATGGCGAGCGACTGGTAGGCGTCGAAGGAGTAATCGACAAGGACCTTGCGTCCTGCTTGCTCGCCAAGCAGGTGCGCGCGAACAAGCTGATTATCGTAACCTCGGTCGACCAGGTGGCGGTTTCCTACCGCAAGCCGGAACAGCAGTGGCTCTCCAACTTGACCATCGAAAGTGCGCGCGGGCACCTCGACGCCGGTGAATTTCCGCGTGGCTCCATGGGTCCCAAGATCGAGGCCGCCATTGATTTCCTGGAGAACGGCGGCGAGGAGTGCATCATCACCTCGACCGAAAAATGCGCCGATGCGGTCGAGGGCAACGGCGGAACGCACATCGTCGCCGCCTGGGGAAACCGCTCGCTTTCGTTCAACGCGCCATGA
- the ssnA gene encoding putative aminohydrolase SsnA: MIIENARILTFDSRNRVLDCGRVEVREGCVARVSDTRSKVDDPDHTDGERLDARGRLLMPALINCHTHLYSTLARGISLPGAPPKNFPEILKKLWWRLDRALNEQDVYYSALVGVMDSARCGVGTLVDHHSSPSVVKGSLDLIERAFREVGLRGVLCYETTDRNGPANAQEGLDENVRYIERARRSDSLVNASFGLHASFTLSDRTLRRCVETNQSLKAGFHVHVSEDGSDNKDARKKYGKSPVRRLRDMGVLDDRALAAHCIHVSGADIAALARHKINVVHNPQSNCNNAVGTARVLEMIKAGVLVGLGSDGYSPRIWDEFKTAFHVQKMRAGDPRVASSEAFALALLNNRTIAKKVWDLDVGRVEEGARADLVLYDYFPPTPLTNENIFGHALFGIAHAPVNSLIVNGRFVIRDRQFVNLDERAVAEKASACARELWRRF, encoded by the coding sequence ATGATCATCGAGAATGCCCGGATTCTGACTTTCGACTCGCGCAACCGCGTGTTGGATTGCGGCCGGGTCGAAGTGCGCGAAGGCTGTGTGGCGCGTGTTTCTGACACGCGATCAAAGGTCGACGACCCAGACCACACCGATGGGGAGCGCCTCGACGCTCGCGGGCGCCTGCTCATGCCCGCTCTCATCAACTGCCACACTCATCTCTACAGCACGCTGGCCCGCGGAATCTCGCTGCCGGGTGCGCCGCCGAAGAACTTTCCCGAGATTTTGAAGAAACTCTGGTGGCGGCTCGACCGCGCGCTGAACGAACAAGACGTTTATTACAGCGCGCTGGTGGGGGTCATGGATTCGGCGCGCTGCGGCGTGGGCACGCTGGTGGACCATCACTCCAGTCCGTCGGTGGTAAAGGGCAGTCTTGACTTGATCGAGCGCGCGTTCCGCGAAGTCGGATTGCGCGGTGTCCTGTGCTATGAAACCACCGACCGCAATGGTCCGGCGAATGCTCAGGAAGGATTGGACGAGAATGTTCGGTACATCGAGCGTGCACGGCGTTCAGACAGCCTGGTGAATGCCAGCTTCGGCCTGCACGCGTCGTTCACGCTCAGCGACCGCACGCTACGCCGCTGCGTCGAAACCAACCAATCCCTCAAAGCCGGCTTTCACGTGCATGTTTCCGAAGACGGCAGCGACAACAAGGATGCCCGCAAGAAGTACGGCAAGTCGCCGGTTCGCCGCCTGCGCGACATGGGTGTGCTTGACGACCGCGCGCTGGCGGCACATTGCATTCACGTCAGCGGTGCCGACATCGCGGCGCTGGCGCGGCACAAGATCAACGTGGTTCACAACCCGCAATCGAATTGCAATAATGCGGTGGGGACGGCGCGAGTTCTGGAAATGATCAAGGCGGGCGTACTGGTCGGACTTGGCTCCGACGGCTACAGCCCGCGCATATGGGATGAATTCAAGACCGCCTTCCACGTCCAAAAAATGCGCGCCGGTGACCCGCGTGTCGCCTCCAGCGAAGCATTCGCACTGGCCTTGTTAAACAATCGCACCATCGCCAAGAAAGTTTGGGACTTGGACGTGGGCCGGGTCGAAGAAGGCGCGCGCGCCGATCTCGTTCTCTACGACTACTTCCCGCCCACACCGCTCACCAACGAGAACATCTTCGGCCACGCTCTGTTCGGCATTGCGCACGCGCCGGTGAATTCGCTGATCGTGAACGGCCGCTTCGTCATTCGCGATCGGCAATTCGTTAACCTTGACGAGCGCGCAGTGGCGGAGAAGGCCAGCGCCTGCGCGCGCGAACTCTGGAGAAGATTCTGA